The genomic DNA GATGTATAATCATTCTCCCAATTATCTTCGCCTTCATTATAAGCTTTCATTCCAGTAACAGTAGGATTATTTGATAAAAATGTACCTATACCTTGTCCAGTAAATGGGGAGCCCAATAGATGCCATTTATTTAATGTATTATCACCAGTCATATAACGATTATAAGTTACCGCAGTTGCAGAACCAGAATAATTACCACCAATTATTAATGAGCCACTATTGTCGGTTAATGATGCAATTGTTAACGTACCATCGTCTGTTAATGTGAGGTCATTACAACTTGCCGAAGTTGTATTAGAAATTATGGGATATAATCCTGGCCCAACTGTCGGAATGGAAACATTATGAACAGGTGTTGGAATTGTATTTGGAGTCCAATTAATATCCGTATTCCAGTCAGTTCCATTTCCGTTCCAAGTCAGAGTCGTCATTGTTGGCGCAACACCAAAATCATCAAGACTATTATCTGAAGTAGTAACAATAAAACGCTCACTTGGATCTGTCCATCCATCCGTATCTCCTGTTCCAATTCCAGATATTAATGATATATTTTGATTATTTGTTTGAACTCCATTTCCAGTCCATGCTGAACCTGGATCGGAATTAGGTGTACCAAAAACATCAGTAATAACACCATCTAAATAAAGAACCAGAGCATCGTCACCATTAAAAGTGAAGGATTTAGAATAAAATGTGCTTCCGTTTCCTTCAACAAAGTCCTTAAAACCAGTACCAGTACCCGAAACATCTGCATCAGTACCAATTACAATAACATCACCCGCTGCAAAAGTGCCTGAACTAAGTGTGAAATCCTCAGATGGATCACCACCATTCGTGCCTTTATAAACAGAAAGGTTTGTTTTACTAAAGTCAATTGTATGACCCGAAACATTCCAAACCTCAATTCCTTTTGGTGTTGTACCTGAACTAGTTTCAATATATTGACTTATAATAACCTGCCCCACAGCCCATCCCGAGCTAAAAAGCATTATTAGGCCAATAGCAATTAACCTAAAAAAAAGTAAAGTTTTTTTCATAGAAAGTAAATTTTATATGTTAAAAAATATTTTAATTTGACGTTTAGTAATTTTTCGTATGTGCAATTTAATACAAAATATTGAAAATCAAAATATTTTGTTAATAAGTTGGTATTAAGAATTATTATTGTAGATAAAAAGAATTTTAGAAGAAAGGTTTTGGAATATATTAAACAAAAAAAGCTCCGAAATATTTCTTTAATCAGCAACAAATAAGTTATGGAGGTTTATTAAAGTTAAAATTATTTGCCGGATAATAATGATTTTAAATTTTTCGCGAGAATTAACTTTCAATTTGTATTTTTGTATAAAAACAAACACCATATGAACATTCATTATATTTCCAATAGAAAATTAGATATTGCCACTCTTAAAACCATTCTTCATGAGAATTATCAGTTAGCACTTTCAAAGGAAGCAAAAGAAAAGATTGTTATTTGTCGTAATTATCTTGATGATAAAATATCTAAAAGCGATGAGCCCATTTATGGTATTAATACCGGTTTTGGCTCTTTATATGACAGATCTATTTCTAAAAAGGATTTAAGCACTTTACAGAAAAATCTTGTTATGTCGCATGCCTGCGGAACAGGTGAAGAAGTACCTTTAGATGTGGTTAAGCTAATGATTTTTTTAAAAATTCAATCTTTATCTTACGGTAATTCGGGAGCACAATTATCAACTGTTGAGCGTTTAATAGATTATTACAATAATGATGTTTTGCCTCAAATATTCCAATTAGGCAGTCTTGGTGCCAGTGGCGATTTGGCTCCACTTGCTCATTTATCTTTACCTTTAATAGGTATGGGAAAAGTTTATTTTGAAGGTGAACTTAAGGATGCCGAAGAAATAAATAAAAAATTCGGATGGAAGCCTATTACATTACAATCTAAAGAAGGTTTAGCTTTATTAAACGGAACTCAGTTTATGGCGGCTTATGGAGTTTATCTTTTAATTGAAGCAAAAAAATATAGTTTTTTAGCCGATTTTATCGGAGCTATTTCCATAGATGCTTATGATGGCCGTATTGAGGCTTTTCATCCAAAAGTTCAGGAAATCAGGCCACATAAAGGGCAGATAGACACTGCCAAAAATATCAGAGAAATTCTTGAGGGAAGTGAGATAATTAATCAGCCTAAAACCCACGTTCAAGATCCTTATTCTTTCAGATGTATTCCGCAAGTTCATGGTGCTACAAAAGATGCTTTAGACTACGTTCAAAAGGTATTTGAAACAGAAATAAACTCTGCTACCGATAACCCTAATATTTTTCCTGATGATGATTTAATAATCTCAGGAGGAAATTTCCATGGACAGCCTTTAGCAATAGCTTTAGATGTTTTAAGTATCGCTCTTGCCGAATTAGGGAATATTTCGGAACGTAGAGTTTTTCGTTTGATTTCAGGCAAAAGAGGTCTTCCTTCGTTTCTGGTTAAAGAACCCGGCTTAAACAGTGGATTTATGATTCCTCAATATACAGCAGCTTCAATTGTTAGTCAGAATAAGCAACTCTCTGTTCCTGCTTCTACAGATAGCATTATCTCGTCGCAAGGACAAGAAGACCACGTTAGTATGGGTGCTAATGCCGCAACCAAAGCGTAT from Bacteroidales bacterium includes the following:
- the hutH gene encoding histidine ammonia-lyase, with amino-acid sequence MNIHYISNRKLDIATLKTILHENYQLALSKEAKEKIVICRNYLDDKISKSDEPIYGINTGFGSLYDRSISKKDLSTLQKNLVMSHACGTGEEVPLDVVKLMIFLKIQSLSYGNSGAQLSTVERLIDYYNNDVLPQIFQLGSLGASGDLAPLAHLSLPLIGMGKVYFEGELKDAEEINKKFGWKPITLQSKEGLALLNGTQFMAAYGVYLLIEAKKYSFLADFIGAISIDAYDGRIEAFHPKVQEIRPHKGQIDTAKNIREILEGSEIINQPKTHVQDPYSFRCIPQVHGATKDALDYVQKVFETEINSATDNPNIFPDDDLIISGGNFHGQPLAIALDVLSIALAELGNISERRVFRLISGKRGLPSFLVKEPGLNSGFMIPQYTAASIVSQNKQLSVPASTDSIISSQGQEDHVSMGANAATKAYRVMENIKRIIAIELFNGAQALDFRRPLKSSVVIEDFVAAFRRTVSFVKKDKLMHNEIQKSIAFLESLDVEDED